In a genomic window of Salvelinus fontinalis isolate EN_2023a chromosome 7, ASM2944872v1, whole genome shotgun sequence:
- the LOC129859060 gene encoding eukaryotic translation initiation factor 1A, X-chromosomal-like isoform X2 codes for MPKNKEYAQVIKMLGNGRLEAMCFDGVKRLCHIRGKLRKKVWINTSDIILLGLRDYQDNKADVILKYNADEARSLKAYGELPEHAKINETDTFGPGDDEDIQFDDIGDDDEDIDDI; via the exons ATGCCCAAGAATAAAG AATATGCTCAGGTGATTAAGATGTTGGGTAATGGGAGGTTGGAAGCCATGTGTTTTGATGGCGTTAAGCGGCTCTGCCACATCcgaggaaaactcaggaaaaaG GTGTGGATTAACACGTCAGATATCATTCTGTTGGGCCTGAGAGATTACCAG GATAACAAAGCTGATGTGATCCTGAAGTACAATGCAGACGAGGCCAGGAGTCTGAAGGCCTACGGAGAATTGCCGGAGCACG cCAAGATCAACGAGACGGATACTTTCGGTCCCGGGGATGATGAAGACATCCAGTTTGACGACATCGGAGATGATGACGAGGACATTGATGAT ATCTAA
- the LOC129859060 gene encoding eukaryotic translation initiation factor 1A, X-chromosomal-like isoform X1 codes for MPKNKGKGGKNRRRGKNENESEKRELVFKEDGQEYAQVIKMLGNGRLEAMCFDGVKRLCHIRGKLRKKVWINTSDIILLGLRDYQDNKADVILKYNADEARSLKAYGELPEHAKINETDTFGPGDDEDIQFDDIGDDDEDIDDI; via the exons ATGCCCAAGAATAAAG GTAAGGGAGGAAAGAATCGTCGGCGTGGAAAAAATGAGAACGAGTCAGAGAAGAGAGAGCTGGTGTTCAAAGAGGACGGGCAGG AATATGCTCAGGTGATTAAGATGTTGGGTAATGGGAGGTTGGAAGCCATGTGTTTTGATGGCGTTAAGCGGCTCTGCCACATCcgaggaaaactcaggaaaaaG GTGTGGATTAACACGTCAGATATCATTCTGTTGGGCCTGAGAGATTACCAG GATAACAAAGCTGATGTGATCCTGAAGTACAATGCAGACGAGGCCAGGAGTCTGAAGGCCTACGGAGAATTGCCGGAGCACG cCAAGATCAACGAGACGGATACTTTCGGTCCCGGGGATGATGAAGACATCCAGTTTGACGACATCGGAGATGATGACGAGGACATTGATGAT ATCTAA